A part of Xenopus tropicalis strain Nigerian chromosome 4, UCB_Xtro_10.0, whole genome shotgun sequence genomic DNA contains:
- the c4h1orf146 gene encoding uncharacterized protein C1orf146 homolog: protein MAEGSTREPAKWTTTVIVSAALQGNEVAASLQREHHKVRFSQSVESGSIIFPLSGIAFLLANAQELFTSSQETFFPWIGNFISVHRNCFLVLTSALHGSSEWNLMFTIQQRFLGSNLRIIPAHNNAEIVKIMLIIAKATSKPHLETITDRLLKAQSQIIELSPVWQILDSI, encoded by the exons ATGGCTGAGGGATCCACAAGAGAGCCAGCTAAATGGACCACTACTGTGATAGTGAGCGCTGCTCTTCAG GGTAATGAAGTGGCTGCTTCCTTGCAGAGAGAACATCACAAAGTGCGCTTTTCACAATCTGTGGAAAGTGGATCCATCATTTTTCCACTCTCTG GCATTGCTTTCTTACTGGCAAATGCTCAGGAGCTTTTCACATCATCACAAGAAACATTTTTTCCCTGGATAGGGAATTTCATATCTGTCCACCGAAATTGCTTTTTAGTGTTAACTTCTGCACTCCATGGATCCAGTGAGTGGAATTTAATGTTCACTATTCAGCAGAG GTTCCTTGGAAGTAATCTACGAATAATTCCTGCTCATAATAATGCTGAAATTGTAAAGATCATGTTAATTATAGCTAAG gcCACCAGCAAACCTCATCTAGAGACAATAACCGACAGACTACTAAAGGCACAATCACAGATTATTGAACTCAGCCCAGTTTGGCAAATACTTGACAGCATTTGA
- the KIAA1107 gene encoding AP2-interacting clathrin-endocytosis protein isoform X2, with protein sequence MYSYSKTVYSSHWNVNEREEHILNLINGDQTVSNPNQNDDAWNTVQSDTHSAGKFTEDSLDLEDQRDLEPASELGKDLLKLFQGSFCPDVTIQIDHRCFRVHRAILCARSSYFNAMMSGHWAESSRELIHIHGINQMDMIIIMHFLYGGITDLPKNADPGHILCIADMYGLEGLKAVAIYVLRRDYCKFFLKPVVGMQQSVLECLSIAHSLGEEQLYIACMRWVEKYFVKCWSERSFASLQTELQKNCFVYLVQSLSYRNAALILMESEKLLSLLPSVRWAERATNLASELKEACVQYIVAHFPQIIKTENFFGLLQAQGMSNRPYLLEQIFNGIEKNMSFQNCCSLFLALDELLDLASNNEMGFTCKIQALRDKLWTFLVQSFYAVRHSEGWKLMRPEHQEKIESAALDKGDDRRLAKKPIFTSSQQSRPRLTEIKKSSQSAVNRTSSKSDLPVKKMKSESLGASGNTSTASRNSSGKAKDDDLKSKDGKKMLTKGIRDQKPLEKNITTKPKTILKTKAESNGTAKTETCAAKGDSTATSKSLSSGRLGARPKASNDSNSHSKPRAPKSTGKNTACPVKVNIKPANSTVESANPIGSSEEQICQTASDEQNSTNSSPQSCKILTNCLDSPKDRGQAVKSKSPAKMSNGSSIKRKVNEAECQGETNSISTKKNVTSSKETVTEKKNATKSTINTAQQRPKSAPAAMFKKPGTCLQGNGASPQRSAASKQTETKSDVKTMNKKISKNAPSSSKMNAKQKVSIPKNTLSENICSNANHKESKQKTVTGSNSSKVKAANLNTRRECKDSPCALKNSCDQQTLQQNEETNKLDDCKPPPLCLANECKQITCHSPEQPSGHSEEISRKVLTLSMNECCQDNSADKQHSVVQNCMSDLCYSQQNIAEAAIHGVAEEIVAVDVENKASTEASLALNILGCDTSESKLICDSENSNKCVDSSSESELCSVKEVDTNYSKANCRIGDTDTPFTGAQTTNSSSSQGSAINGGEHYMPVSSFEIRIGAAIESHESTQNQLSLHWNKHLNTLHDRESPESESGSASTSSDDIKPRSEDYDAGGSQDDDGSNERGISKCSTMRCHDFLGRSSSDTSTPEELKGYDGSLRIDVKMKKEHSADLFRVNSTSDDEAPQKRAEIWGQRDIARNNMNQKAVNCNAPFTHEIEHLSSSADETEDERSETENAAEKALADATLQPFQGIINLAFDDLNEMESVNNQAAGNKNFTRSVLLSVDECEELGSDEGDLNTIPKRDTVTPSDVFEKSSNEQSGAQNVRFLHSQVCTPECASSEKQPAQEEGKDCVESEICKGNYTHAESDLKSQIRPCHLDLYTTETLSDSQKFFCTGNSCKSQILDHQERDIHESPSEKCSSAGHIDDFDSLAQFCMYERRPSKSLSPIYEVDPGQGIEQDKNTEAKIVDFNFEDQHFVERDWILLRQLLADHGSDVDIINSVPEDLSLAQYLINQTLLLSREQSKSQVETSSRWGDIASPYDDSTSITVTSFSPDDCSSPHGEWTILELETHH encoded by the exons gGCTATACTGTGTGCCAGATCAAGTTACTTCAATGCTATGATGAGCGGACATTGGGCTGAGAGTTCCAGAGAGCTCATACATATTCATGG AATCAACCAAATGGATATGATAATCATAATGCATTTCCTATATGGAGGAATAACAGATCTACCAAAAAATGCTGATCCTGG CCACATACTCTGTATTGCCGATATGTATGGATTAGAGGGGCTGAAGGCAGTTGCCATTTATGTTTTGAGAAGAGACTACTGCAAATTTTTCCTCAAG CCTGTTGTTGGAATGCAGCAGTCCGTACTAGAATGTCTGTCCATTGCTCATTCTTTGGGAGAGGAACAATTGTATATTGCCTGTATGAG ATGGGTTGAAAAATATTTCGTTAAATGCTGGTCTGAAAGGAGCTTTGCCAGTTTACAAACTGAGCTACAGAAAAATTGCTTTGTATATTTGGTTCAGTCACTA tcttacagaaatgctgcattaaTTCTGATGGAAAGTGAAAAACTTCTCAGCTTACTTCCCAGTGTAAGATGGGCTGAAAGGGCCACAAATCTGGCATCAGAACTTAAGGAAGCATGTGTCCAGTACATAGTGGCACATTTTCCACAGATTATAAAGACTGAAAACTTCTTTGGTTTGTTACAg GCTCAAGGGATGAGTAACAGACCATATCTTTTAGAACAAATCTTTAATGGAATTGAGAAAAATATGTCATTTCAGAATTGCTGTTCTCTGTTTTTGGCTTTGGATGAGTTATTGGATTTGGCATCAAACAATGAAATG GGTTTTACGTGTAAGATACAGGCTCTGCGTGATAAGCTGTGGACCTTCCTGGTTCAGTCTTTTTATGCTGTACGGCACTCCGAAGGGTGGAAATTGATGAGGCCAGAACATCAAGAGAAAATAGAATCAG CTGCCTTAGATAAAGGTGATGATCGAAGACTTGCAAAGAAACCAATATTCACTAGTTCACAG caaaGCAGACCTAGGctaacagaaattaaaaaaagttcTCAGTCAGCAGTAAACAGAACCTCTTCAAAAAGTGATTTGCCTGTTAAGAAGATGAAATCTGAGTCACTTGGTGCTTCTGGGAACACTTCTACTGCATCTAGAAATTCATCTGGAAAGGCTAAAGATGATGACTTAAAAAGCAAAGATGGCAAGAAAATGTTAACAAAAGGGATAAGAGACCAAAAGCCActagaaaaaaacattacaacCAAACCAAAAACTATTCTGAAAACAAAGGCAGAAAGTAATGGCACTGCAAAAACTGAAACATGTGCTGCTAAAGGGGACTCAACAGCCACTTCAAAATCATTATCATCTGGTAGATTAGGAGCAAGACCAAAGGCTTCCAATGATAGCAATTCACATTCAAAGCCAAGGGCTCCTAAGTCCACAGGTAAAAACACTGCTTGTCCAGTAAAAGTTAATATTAAGCCTGCAAACTCCACTGTAGAATCCGCAAATCCAATTGGATCTTCTGAAGAACAGATATGTCAGACTGCTTCAGATGAACAGAATTCCACTAATTCTTCACCACAAAGTTGTAAAATATTAACAAACTGTTTGGATAGTCCTAAAGATCGAGGACAAG CAGTTAAATCAAAATCTCCAGCAAAAATGTCTAATGGGTCTTCCATCAAAAGGAAGGTTAATGAAGCTGAATGCCAAGGAGAAACGAACAG CATTTCAACAAAGAAAAATGTTACTAGTTCTAAGGAAACAGTTACTGAGAAGAAAAATGCAACTAAAAGTACAATAAATACTGCTCAGCAAAGGCCAAAGAGCGCCCCTGCAGCCATGTTTAAAAAGCCAG gAACATGTTTGCAGGGCAATGGGGCAAGTCCACAACGATCTGCTGCTTCCAAACAAACTGAAACCAAGTCAGATGTAAAGACCATGaataaaaaaatttcaaaaaatgcACCTTCATCAAGTAAAATGAATGCTAAGCAAAAAGTCTCAATACCTAAGAATACATTAAGTGAGAATATTTGTTCTAATGCAAACCACAAAGAAtccaaacagaaaacagtgacAGGGTCCAACTCATCTAAAGTTAAAGCTGCAAACTTAAATACCAGAAGGGAATGTAAAGACTCACCATGTGCATTAAAAAACAGCTGTGACCAACAAACGCTGCAGCAGAACGAAGAGACTAATAAACTAGATGATTGTAAGCCTCCTCCATTATGTTTAGCAAATGAATGCAAGCAAATTActtgccattctccagaacagcCATCTGGCCATTCTGAAGAAATTAGTAGAAAAGTTCTAACATTATCTATGAATGAGTGTTGTCAAGATAATTCAGCAGACAAACAACATTCTGTGGTACAAAATTGTATGTCTGATCTGTGCTACAGTCAACAAAATATTGCAGAGGCAGCTATACATGGTGTTGCAGAAGAAATTGTGGCTGTGGATGTTGAGAACAAAGCATCAACAGAAGCAAGCTTGGCTTTAAATATCCTAGGTTGTGATACTTCAGAAAGTAAACTTATTTGTGATTCAGAAAACTCTAATAAATGTGTTGACAGTTCAAGTGAAAGTGAATTATGCTCTGTAAAGGAGGTAGATACAAATTATTCAAAGGCAAATTGTAGAATAGGTGACACTGATACCCCCTTTACTGGTGCCCAAACAACTAATAGCAGTTCCAGCCAGGGATCAGCAATTAATGGTGGTGAGCACTATATGCCTGTATCCTCTTTTGAAATTAGAATTGGTGCAGCAATTGAAAGCCATGAAAGCACTCAAAACCAGCTTTCATTGCACTGGAATAAGCATTTAAATACATTACACGATAGAGAGAGTCCAGAATCCGAGAGTGGAAGTGCTAGCACATCATCAGATGACATCAAGCCAAGGTCAGAAGATTATGATGCGGGTGGTTCTCAGGATGACGATGGTTCAAATGAAAGAGGAATTTCAAAGTGCAGCACAATGCGTTGCCATGATTTTCTTGGAAGAAGTAGCAGTGACACTAGTACCCCTGAAGAATTAAAAGGATATGATGGCAGCCTCAGAATTgatgtaaaaatgaaaaaggagCATTCTGCAGATTTGTTTCGAGTGAACTCTACGAGTGATGATGAAGCACCACAGAAACGGGCAGAAATATGGGGTCAGAGAGATATAGCTAGAAATAACATGAATCAGAAAGCTGTTAACTGCAATGCACCATTCACTCATGAAATAGAACATCTTTCTTCATCAGCTGATGAAACGGAGGATGAACGTTCAGAAACAGAAAACGCTGCAGAAAAAGCACTGGCAGATGCAACACTGCAGCCTTTTCAAGGAATTATCAATTTAGCTTTTGATGATTTGAATGAAATGGAAAGTGTAAATAATCAGGCTGCTGGCAACAAAAACTTTACAAGATCAGTTTTGCTTTCTGTTGATGAATGTGAAGAGCTAGGATCCGATGAAGGAGACCTTAATACAATACCGAAGAGAGATACAGTAACCCCATCAGATGTTTTTGAGAAGAGCTCTAATGAACAATCAGGAGCACAAAATGTCAGATTTTTACACAGTCAGGTCTGCACACCCGAGTGTGCTTCATCTGAAAAACAACCTGCTCAGGAAGAGGGCAAAGACTGTGTAGAATCAGAAATTTGTAAGGGTAACTACACACATGCAGAAAGTGATTTGAAGTCTCAAATAAGGCCCTGTCATTTGGACCTTTACACAACAGAAACACTATCTGATTCCCAAAAGTTTTTCTGTACTGGGAATTCTTGTAAGAGTCAGATTCTTGACCATCAAGAGAGAGACATCCATGAATCACCATCTGAAAAGTGCAGTTCTGCAG GACACATAGATGATTTTGACTCATTGGCACAATTCTGCATGTATGAACGTCGTCCTTCAAAATCACTTTCTCCTATATATGAGGTGGATCCTGGCCAAGGAATTGAACAGGATAAGAATACAGAAGCAAAAATTGTGGATTTTAACTTTGAAGATCAACATTTTGTTGAAAGGGACTGGATTCTTCTAAGACAGCTTTTAGCTGATCATGGCTCAGATGTCGACATTATAAACTCTGTCCCTGAAGACCTCAGTTTAGCACAGTACTTAATAAATCAGACATTGCTTTTGTCTAGAGAGCAATCAAAATCTCAGGTTGAGACTTCAAGTAGGTGGGGTGATATAGCATCTCCATATGATGACTCCACGAGTATCACAGTGACAAGTTTTTCTCCCGATGACTGTTCTTCTCCACATGGGGAATGGACCATTCTTGAATTAGAGACGCATCACTAA